In Aegilops tauschii subsp. strangulata cultivar AL8/78 chromosome 3, Aet v6.0, whole genome shotgun sequence, one genomic interval encodes:
- the LOC109775659 gene encoding F-box/FBD/LRR-repeat protein At1g13570-like isoform X2 codes for MSTCKKARAESTSVVSSDRLSSLPPEIKGDILSRLNVEEAVRTSTLSSTWRDAWTNMPKIFLRDGNFARTKFVTLVDMVLSLHKGTVEKFDISGSKPYHDEFGRWMLMLSRRSPRSIIIELKSGPGYRIPSCLFSIGDLENLHLQNCIISLPRVFQGFKRLTRLRLNNFSSTDMDIQNLVSFCPALRSLRLTYFEGINHLTVQAPKLKLLYVIGDVEINLDAPNLEVALLMHHKAIAPHSDPIALHKESYVKQLLGSLSDIKSFAISGFLLRYLSKGCILTKLPALFARLENIYLAICFLDQRQFLAACSLFQNAPNLKRLDVVPSHSSNTWDQDQARIKEFTVQVQLDHLVTASVQGFRGLDCEVDFVAKLLSWAPALEELKIEWKGKTECSMVLAKLLALPRVSPRAKVIVTF; via the exons ATGAGTACCTGTAAAAAGGCCAGGGCGGAATCTACATCTGTTGTGAGTTCAGACAGACTGAGCAGTCTACCTCCAGAGATAAAGGGCGACATCCTCTCCCGTCTGAATGTCGAAGAGGCGGTTAGGACTAGCACCTTATCAAGTACTTGGAGGGACGCATGGACTAATATGCCAAAAATATTTCTGCGCGATGGAAATTTTGCAAGAACCAAGTTCGTCACATTAGTCGATATGGTGCTATCACTCCACAAGGGAACTGTAGAGAAGTTTGATATTTCAGGTAGCAAACCTTACCATGACGAGTTCGGCAGGTGGATGCTCATGCTTTCTAGGAGATCACCAAGATCAATTATAATCGAGTTAAAATCAGGGCCAGGTTATAGGATTCCCTCATGTCTATTTTCTATCGGTGATTTGGAGAATCTGCACCTGCAAAACTGCATCATCAGCTTGCCCCGGGTATTCCAAGGTTTCAAGAGATTAACTCGCCTCAGACTGAACAATTTCTCATCTACAGACATGGACATCCAAAATTTGGTCTCGTTCTGCCCCGCACTGCGTTCTTTGAGACTAACTTATTTTGAGGGCATTAACCATCTAACCGTTCAAGCTCCTAAACTGAAACTTCTTTATGTCATTGGGGACGTTGAAATTAATTTGGATGCACCTAATTTGGAGGTGGCTCTCTTAATGCATCACAAAGCTATAGCACCTCATTCTGATCCAATTGCGCTTCACAAGGAAAGCTATGTCAAGCAGTTATTGGGAAGCCTAAGTGACATCAAAAGCTTTGCAATTAGCGGCTTTTTGCTGAGG TATTTATCAAAAGGTTGCATACTTACGAAGCTCCCTGCCCTGTTTGCTCGCCTGGAGAATATTTATCTTGCAATATGCTTTTTGGACCAGCGGCAATTCTTGGCCGCTTGTTCATTGTTTCAGAATGCCCCTAACTTAAAGAGGCTTGATGTTGTTCCA AGTCACTCTTCAAACACATGGGATCAGGATCAAGCGAGGATTAAAGAGTTTACCGTGCAAGTGCAATTGGATCATCTCgtaacggccagtgtgcaaggtTTCAGGGGTCTGGACTGCGAAGTCGATTTCGTGGCAAAGCTACTGAGCTGGGCACCAGCTCTGGAAGAACTGAAGATAGAATGGAAGGGCAAAACAGAGTGCAGCATGGTTCTTGCCAAGCTATTAGCTCTGCCGAGGGTGTCTCCCAGGGCCAAGGTCATTGTTACATTTTGA
- the LOC109775659 gene encoding F-box/FBD/LRR-repeat protein At1g13570-like isoform X1 has product MSTCKKARAESTSVVSSDRLSSLPPEIKGDILSRLNVEEAVRTSTLSSTWRDAWTNMPKIFLRDGNFARTKFVTLVDMVLSLHKGTVEKFDISGSKPYHDEFGRWMLMLSRRSPRSIIIELKSGPGYRIPSCLFSIGDLENLHLQNCIISLPRVFQGFKRLTRLRLNNFSSTDMDIQNLVSFCPALRSLRLTYFEGINHLTVQAPKLKLLYVIGDVEINLDAPNLEVALLMHHKAIAPHSDPIALHKESYVKQLLGSLSDIKSFAISGFLLRYLSKGCILTKLPALFARLENIYLAICFLDQRQFLAACSLFQNAPNLKRLDVVPMQSHSSNTWDQDQARIKEFTVQVQLDHLVTASVQGFRGLDCEVDFVAKLLSWAPALEELKIEWKGKTECSMVLAKLLALPRVSPRAKVIVTF; this is encoded by the exons ATGAGTACCTGTAAAAAGGCCAGGGCGGAATCTACATCTGTTGTGAGTTCAGACAGACTGAGCAGTCTACCTCCAGAGATAAAGGGCGACATCCTCTCCCGTCTGAATGTCGAAGAGGCGGTTAGGACTAGCACCTTATCAAGTACTTGGAGGGACGCATGGACTAATATGCCAAAAATATTTCTGCGCGATGGAAATTTTGCAAGAACCAAGTTCGTCACATTAGTCGATATGGTGCTATCACTCCACAAGGGAACTGTAGAGAAGTTTGATATTTCAGGTAGCAAACCTTACCATGACGAGTTCGGCAGGTGGATGCTCATGCTTTCTAGGAGATCACCAAGATCAATTATAATCGAGTTAAAATCAGGGCCAGGTTATAGGATTCCCTCATGTCTATTTTCTATCGGTGATTTGGAGAATCTGCACCTGCAAAACTGCATCATCAGCTTGCCCCGGGTATTCCAAGGTTTCAAGAGATTAACTCGCCTCAGACTGAACAATTTCTCATCTACAGACATGGACATCCAAAATTTGGTCTCGTTCTGCCCCGCACTGCGTTCTTTGAGACTAACTTATTTTGAGGGCATTAACCATCTAACCGTTCAAGCTCCTAAACTGAAACTTCTTTATGTCATTGGGGACGTTGAAATTAATTTGGATGCACCTAATTTGGAGGTGGCTCTCTTAATGCATCACAAAGCTATAGCACCTCATTCTGATCCAATTGCGCTTCACAAGGAAAGCTATGTCAAGCAGTTATTGGGAAGCCTAAGTGACATCAAAAGCTTTGCAATTAGCGGCTTTTTGCTGAGG TATTTATCAAAAGGTTGCATACTTACGAAGCTCCCTGCCCTGTTTGCTCGCCTGGAGAATATTTATCTTGCAATATGCTTTTTGGACCAGCGGCAATTCTTGGCCGCTTGTTCATTGTTTCAGAATGCCCCTAACTTAAAGAGGCTTGATGTTGTTCCA ATGCAGAGTCACTCTTCAAACACATGGGATCAGGATCAAGCGAGGATTAAAGAGTTTACCGTGCAAGTGCAATTGGATCATCTCgtaacggccagtgtgcaaggtTTCAGGGGTCTGGACTGCGAAGTCGATTTCGTGGCAAAGCTACTGAGCTGGGCACCAGCTCTGGAAGAACTGAAGATAGAATGGAAGGGCAAAACAGAGTGCAGCATGGTTCTTGCCAAGCTATTAGCTCTGCCGAGGGTGTCTCCCAGGGCCAAGGTCATTGTTACATTTTGA